A segment of the Candidatus Bathyarchaeia archaeon genome:
CCCCAAGCCCGTGAAGCTCGGCGCGATCCCGCTGATGTTCTCCGGGACGACCGGCGCGGGGGTCTCAAGGGGCGATTTGGCCTATGTTGGGGCCCGCTCGGCGTCAGAACTTTCGAGGATGGATCTGGGCGGGAAGATCGTATTGGCGGAGGAGCCGCGGGGGAACCCCTTCTTAGCGATCCCGAGGCTGATCCGTGCCTGCGGGGAGGCGGGCGCGGCGGGGGTTATAATCCACGCCAGATCCGGGGGCCCAAAGAGCTTTTCCTTGGAGCCCGGCGGAGAGAACCCTCCTTCGGTCTTCATATCCTCCGAGGACGCATTCCGGCTTTTGGGGAGGTTGGCCTCCCGTGGTAAATGCCGCATCGCCATCTCGGTTTCGGCCAAGGAGGTCGAATCTAAAAATTCACAAAACGTTCGGGCATTCCTCGGCCCGAAGGGGGGATATGGCAGAGTAGTGGTATGCGCTCATTATGACACGGTTATCGGATCGCCGGGCGCCAACGATAATGGATCAGGGGTGGCCTGCATGTTGGAATCCGCTAGGGCGCTGGCCGAGGCGGGGCATAGGGGTAACGTGGAGTTCATCGCCTTCGACGCCGAGGAGCCCCATCCCTATTGCCTCGGCTCAAGGCGCTATGTGGAATCATTTGGCATGGAGCCCGGGGCCATAAAATGCGCCATAGCGATCGATATGGTCGGGGTCGGCGTCAAAATGGGTAATGCGCCCGCCCTGAAGTCCCTCTATCGGGAGGGCTATCATAGGGGCAAAGTGGCCCGAACCCCGGGCGGATTGGATTCTGAGATCGTTGGGATCGCCAAGGGGTTGGGCGTATCCCTCGAGCGCTTGGAGAAGGTGGGTTTATCGGATCATGTTCCCTTTCTAATGGCCGGCATCGATGCCTCGTTGCTGAGGTGGATGGATGATCCATTCTATCACACGCCCGATGATAGGGCCGTGAACGTCGATCCGAATAAGCTCGGCATAATTAGCTCTATCGCGGCCAATTCGGCGGCGGTTCTATCGAGGCCCGTGGATTGAAGCCAATTGGATGCGGCTCCCGGAGGCTGGCCGCCGCGGCTCAAGTATTTTGAGATCCCTCCTTCTCCAGCACCTCGGCGCGGCGGGGCATCGCCCGGCTGCGCAAGGGCATCCGCCCTCTTGGGCATAGCTCGAGTTGGCAACCTCCGGAAGCCGATCATAAAGCTTAAATAATGAACGAAGGCCGTTTTGAATCGGAAAATCTAAAAGGTGTTAAGCGACTTGCTAATATCCAAAAGAGGTATTACCAAGATCCAAGCGGCAATCCTATTGATAGTCATCGCGGCCGTCATCGTAGGGGCTGTTGGGTATTACCTTTCGATCCCAAAGGCCCCGGAGGTTAAGGAGATCAGGATCGGCCTGCTCTATCCATTGACGGGCCCGCTCTCAACTTTGGGGACCGAGGAATGCGAGGCCAGCAAGATGGCCATAGATATGATAAACGAGAGGGGTGGGGTCAAGGGCTATAAGGTCGTATACGTGGTGGCCGACGCCAAGAGCGATCCCAAGGTGGCCGCATCTGAGGCTGAGAGGCTCTGTACGATCGAGAAGGTCCCGATAATAGTCGGGACCTATTCAAGTGCCCTCTTGCTATCGGCCAGCGAGGTGGCGGAGAGATATAAGACGATCTATTGGGAAGTTGGCGCGATCACCGAGAAGGCCACGATGAGGGGCTATAAGTACCTCTTCAGGCCCGAGATAATAGGATCTGATTATGGCTATATATCGGCCAAGTTCGTGGTCGAGAAGGTCGCGCCGGTCTTGGGCATGAAGCCGAGCGAGATCCGCGTGGCGATAATCCACGAGGATGGGCCCTATGGGGTAAGCGTCGCGGATGGGAACGAGTTCATGTGCAAGCGGGAGGGATTGAACATAGTCCTGAAGGAGGGATATTCGACGAAGGCCACCGATCTATCCTATCTCGTATTGAAGCTGATCGCGGCGAAGCCGGACGTCATCATGGCGACGGGTTACTTCACCGACGTGGCCCTCCTGCTCAGGCAGGCCAAGGAGCTCGGGCTCAAGGTCAAGGTCTTCATAGGCCATAGCGCTGGCTACGCCGATCCGGCCACCTACAAGACCTTGGGCGAGGATATAACGTATATCTTCAACGTCGGCCCGGCGACCTGCTGGATAAACCCGGAGGGGCTCCTGCCGGAAGTCGGGAAGGTGTTGAAGGAGTACATTGAGCGTTGGCAGAAGAAGTTCGGGAAGGACCCCTTGGTTGAATCGATGATAGCCTTCGGCCATACTTGGGTCCTACTTACGGACGTTCTCCCGAGGACCATTGAGAAGTACGGCGAGGTGAACCCCGAGAACGTGAGAAAGGCCGCGTATGAAACGAACATCCCCGAGGGCGGCACCATACTGGGATGGGGCGTGAGGTTCTCGACGCCTGATAAGCCCGAGGATACGGACATAGGGAAGATAATAAGGGCCGCCAATCCCCAGCTCCACGTCAACCAGAACGTCAAGGCATTCCCCGTGGTGGAGCAATGGTATCCCGGCGGAAAACTGGTCGTGGTATGGCCGGATAAATTCGCTTATAAGCCCGCCGTTATACCGTTGCCCCCCACGAGCCCCTACGCCGCCTAAGGCCTGATCGATTCGGGAAACCCCTTCTTTTTTTTTTAAAAAAAATCGCGGCGATCCCTAGAGGGCGCCGATCCCCTCCAAGGCTTTCGCCACATCCCCTAGGCCGAGCCCCTCCAAGGTTTCGGCCCTCGGGATCCCCCGTTCGTTCCATCCGCGCTTCGAGTAATAGCTCTGGAGCATCTTGGCGTATTCCGCTCGATCCAGCCTCGCGCCCTTGGATGGGCCCTTGCTCGGCGCCTCCTCGAACCATCTGGGCGGCGGCGTATCCATGTGGGAGCCCCAGCGCTCCCCGTACTCCCTCACCCAGAAGGCCCTGATGAGCGCATAGACCCTATCCGCGATCCTATGGAGCTCTTCGAACCCCATCCTGACGCCCGTGGCCGCCTCTAGGAACTTAGGATACCACGCCAGATCGAAGCCCACCTCGACCCAAGGCAGCCTGCAAGTAGTTAGGCATTCGAACAAACCTCCCCTGAGGCGCTGCAGCTCTATCACCTTATCGACCTTCCTTTCCTCATAGCCCCTTAGGCCCGAGGCCGCCTCCCAAGATATGACCCAAGCGTCCTTATGATGGGCCCCTATGGGCGACGTCCCATAGGCCAAGGCCATGCCGGGCATAGAATGGCAATCGTAGGCGGAGATCTCGAGGCCCTTCACATGCATGGCCCAATTCTCGCTCCCCCCGCCGATCGCCTCGGCCGCGCTCTTGACGCCCCTCGCCAATAAATCTCCCAGCCCTCGCCTATGGACTATGTCCTCCGCCAAGGCCCTCGCATCGTCGAAGTCCCCCCATTCGATCCGCTGCCCTATTAGGCCCCTCTCGGAACATTCCATCGCGAACCCGATCGCGTTGCCGAGGGATATCGTATCGACCCCGTAGTAGTCCGCCAGCCTATTGAGCGCCGCCACACGCCTCAAATCCCCTATGCCTA
Coding sequences within it:
- a CDS encoding M20/M25/M40 family metallo-hydrolase, with protein sequence MARLKSDWGGIRYGLGKIKTSGDRAYGHVEYLAETIGPRPSGSRRALDAAKYIREELDRCGLEVQTDPLRPLVFAHGRSHVEVLGPKPVKLGAIPLMFSGTTGAGVSRGDLAYVGARSASELSRMDLGGKIVLAEEPRGNPFLAIPRLIRACGEAGAAGVIIHARSGGPKSFSLEPGGENPPSVFISSEDAFRLLGRLASRGKCRIAISVSAKEVESKNSQNVRAFLGPKGGYGRVVVCAHYDTVIGSPGANDNGSGVACMLESARALAEAGHRGNVEFIAFDAEEPHPYCLGSRRYVESFGMEPGAIKCAIAIDMVGVGVKMGNAPALKSLYREGYHRGKVARTPGGLDSEIVGIAKGLGVSLERLEKVGLSDHVPFLMAGIDASLLRWMDDPFYHTPDDRAVNVDPNKLGIISSIAANSAAVLSRPVD
- a CDS encoding ABC transporter substrate-binding protein, translated to MLSDLLISKRGITKIQAAILLIVIAAVIVGAVGYYLSIPKAPEVKEIRIGLLYPLTGPLSTLGTEECEASKMAIDMINERGGVKGYKVVYVVADAKSDPKVAASEAERLCTIEKVPIIVGTYSSALLLSASEVAERYKTIYWEVGAITEKATMRGYKYLFRPEIIGSDYGYISAKFVVEKVAPVLGMKPSEIRVAIIHEDGPYGVSVADGNEFMCKREGLNIVLKEGYSTKATDLSYLVLKLIAAKPDVIMATGYFTDVALLLRQAKELGLKVKVFIGHSAGYADPATYKTLGEDITYIFNVGPATCWINPEGLLPEVGKVLKEYIERWQKKFGKDPLVESMIAFGHTWVLLTDVLPRTIEKYGEVNPENVRKAAYETNIPEGGTILGWGVRFSTPDKPEDTDIGKIIRAANPQLHVNQNVKAFPVVEQWYPGGKLVVVWPDKFAYKPAVIPLPPTSPYAA